CAGAGAAACAtgaacaaatgaaaaacaaaatacatgCATCTAAAGtactaaaaataaaaaagacAGGTCTTCAAAGTGATTTTACAGCATCTCTCCTGATGTCCTCTGGTGGCaaattgggctatgccagttgaaatccatacaccccctatgaaaatgTAAGCTTAATCTCccaacagggagtgtgaaatttaaatgggattacctgtATGGGTGCCTCCAtgtaaaatctacacccctagtgtgagagattaaggtcatgtcttccataggggggtatatggatttcaactggaatagcccattgcattatTTGTACAAAGAACTGACATTGCATGTCTTACCTCCTGATCTATAGTGTTTATGGCATCCTTGCCCAGTTTCTGCATACGCTGGTCAAAGTTGTTGAACTGTTTAACAGCTGCTTTGCGCTCTCCTTGGTTATACAGGAATACACAGAAATTAAGTGCCACTGCTGGGTCTTTCCTGTAGATACAATGCAGATCATTTGAAGGATAAGCAAAGGCTTGATTGAACTGTAAACCTTGCTTTGAACACTCACAACAGGCCCACCAATGAGAGTgaattttctgggttttttttaaaaagttagcACAGTTGATAGACAGTCAAAGTTAGCGCAGTTGATAGTTCATCAGACTTCAGTGCAAGAGGTCCGAGTTTACACAAATGTTCACTGAAGCAGAAAATTGTCACTTATGACCCTAATTTTAGTTGGGCGAATTTGGTGTAATTCGAGAGAGATCATGATTgcaatttattttatatataattttggCAATACtgccaaaatgaaaataaataggtGACGTACTTACGTTTCTAAATTAACCGACTGTTCATAAGCTTGCTTTGCATTATCAGGATCATCTAAATGTGTCAATGCCACTGTAACAAAATTAAATtgcatgaaaaataatgttcaatCATTCAACAGTTTACTAATATTTCAAAAAAGGAAAATGATGCATCTCTAGCATGATTATATCAGGTTAAAATTTTTGCACAAATCTGTCGAATTCACTCTCACAGTTTCAAAAATGATTCTCATAAAATTTTTTGGTGAATGCCTCTTTTTGGAGCCACCaaacttttacattagcagaaaCTGAGGTGttcttgttctctgttgacaaggagcAATCTTCTTGGAGAACATCTCTTTTCAGAGCTATCAGAAGAAAaaaaggggcggcctacatgtctcattcttaggaattttgtcctgaagaagtcaagtTACTCCTGGTGAAAGTTTGCCAGTTTCCAAAACTGTCTGATGGTAAACCCGttcaaaaaacccaaaaatttagttcaaacaaaaccaaatttgcAATGAAAGTAAACTTATCCAATTGAAGCAAGAcagaagacaaacaaacaaacaaacaaacaaaacacaataccTGTATCACAGGTTTCTCTCTTCCCACAATGTAATAGGCATATTGATAATAATACAGTTTAGAAGGTttatccatctcctttgttatgcaatatacatattgcattgtgggaaggaatttcagtCAAACTGACTTCACATAGAGAAACCCAGGATCTATGTATAGATGACACGTTCAGTAGCCACTACTGAAGAGAAACATAACCTACCTGCTAGTAACATGAACAGCGCCCCCATCTTTGGTCTGAGGTTAATTGCAGCACTAAGGAAATGGAACGCCGATGCATACTGCTGCATAGTGATGTGTACCAAGCCTAAATTATGCATGATTTTCCAGTCAAATGGGGCTAGGTAGGTTGCTCTCTTTAAACAACTAATAGCCTGTAGGAAAAAACATTTACAAGAGAATGAAACTAAATAAATATAGGTTCTGTAAATGCAAATCACTCTGGGAGCCACCTTGAAAGAAAGCATACGAAAAACTAAGCAAATAATTCCCCTTTAGGGGATGTGAAAAAGACCCTGTTTCATAGGTGGACAGACTGTTCAAGTCAGTCGGGCTTAATAATAAcatcaaaagtttgaaaaatcaggtaaaaatttgatgattttatgcaaatattttgaaaatgttctgcatttttttcaaaatttttcattCAATAGCAATATATTTTTGCATGATTTTAGCAAGATAAAAATAATAAACAGTTCTGTCAAAATACAAAATCTGGGTCATTCGGGtccgtagaacttttttttttttgcttctagTCACTAGCCACATCTTAACCTGATGAGCAAGACAACCTTTCTTATGGAGAACCTGGTTGGTAAATTGTGGTTTTTATTAGCTAGTCTATTCAAAAGCGTTTCTTAGCCTCATGGGGTTCTTGTTTTGGTTTAGTTTTGGctggattttttttcattttcgagAGGGGAGGAGAGAGGGAGTAAGGTGGTTTGGTTTAATTGCCATTGCCCCGGCCATATCAGTAATGTCACTCTTGTGAGGTAGTATTAGTGATCGATTACTATTAATTGATAGCCAACAGGCGTATCTTTTAATTCAGTCATAACTGTCATCCTTTCTCAATCATGTATGCCACGTATAATTCTTCCAAATCAATCCTCGATATTGAGCTAGACAGTTTTCTTACTGGTTGATGCCTCCTCTTCTCTTGATATACTACTGTTGCCAAGTGTCCATGGGCTATTCCAATagaaatccatatgcccctaaTATGGAACACTTGACCTAATAATGttctacatagggagtgtgaatttcaaacagggttacccgAATGgtaactccatatgaaatctatacccccagTGTGCAATATtaaagttgtgtcttccataaggggtgtatgggcttcaactggaatagcccaattatcaaCTTACAGCTACATATTTCTTCTTGCCAAAGAAACACATGCCAATGTTATTCCATAGTGGTGCACTCTCTGGGACTGATGCTGCTGCGATACGATATTTAGTCAGAGCTACGTCGTAATCGCCATGCTGCTGCATCATGCTACCTGCTGCTAGAATAGCCTGTGTGGAAATAGCAGGAATTATATAAATTAATAATCTCATTTATATTTGACATTACTAAATTAAGGTTTTTAAAACGGCTCTCTATGTTTTCTGGCcaaatatttgcaagaaaaagtaTATTATGATCAGCTCATACTAGGCAAGAATCATTCGGTTTTTGGTACTGTacaagtcaataaagtcccaacttgcgCCCAATTAAAAGCACACGTCAGTCATGCAATAAGTGACTGCGCTCAGACGTGTGTACGCCATTCTTTATCAATCCACAATATTATGAGCCCCACCTATTAGATATAAGTTACTACAAATACATTGGGAGATATATCGGCATAATTATAAAATCAAGCCAAAATTAGAACCCTCCTTTGAGTGCAAAATGGTATTTAAAAGCACTCTCATGATTAACCTCCGAATCATTACTTACTTTGACATTGCTAGGGTCATAGGTCAATGCATTGCCAAGATGCTCAAAGGCTCGCTGATTCTGTCCAATCTGTAAGGCAAGACAAAAGTATCATATCATTTAACACAAAGTTGTGACTTCCTCATACTGACAAATACTAGAGTTCTATAAACCATCCAAATGCATGATCAAATGCTGGTAGCATTTGCACAATCACTACAAGCGTTCAGTCATGACTAGTGACATAGCAacaaagttgccttcaagtcaACTGCACGTGACTTGCCAATAGGGCACGCTATAGTCCTTATACCTTCCGCGGATCaatagtaaaatcaaattttgagattttgctcatcaagtgttgatttttgcaggaatctgttctGCTAGTTGGAATCCTCGCAtcctttcctttctgaaaatgtatacttttatatacttctcatcattacatttagagatacaataaaaaaaacaatttcaaaattactgactcgagaaaggtatacaAACTATAGTGACTTATTGTTCAAATATCGGCAATTGCTTTTCTGATAAGCGACTCCTTCCGACTACCTAGTATGATCGATATGGGCATTATGTAACCCATAGAAATTTACTGTAATAATTTTGTGCAACATACCTGTAAGTACAGGAGACCTAGAGTTGTCAGCAATTCAGGATTCTCAGgtgaaaatctgttaaacaggaaatataaaataataaatttaccaTCTTCATTCATTTCTCATTGCTGCTGGCAAAGACAAAGGATCACCTTTGAAATATCATGCCTGAGGAGAATTCTATTAATAAGTTGTATAAGACAGGCTAAGAAATGACTTATTTCATCCACAATTCCTTGGAACTTCTGACTACACCATTCTGGACAGAATCAACCTATTGGTGCCAGTTTCGCAAAAAAATTACAATCAATCTTACAATTAATTTCACAAGGTAAGGAATGACATCAAAATTCAAACTGCCGGTCAACCACCAGCACCCTGGCAAAACTGCAGGTTGGgcctggtttctattgttctgaACAATAGAACAATGTTTACCCACCGGTTTTCCAAGGAGCAAGCAGTTGACAGATGGTTGCTTTTTAAAAATGGGCCCCAGGAGGGGTTGGAAAAGATTTCCCAAAATATACTGGAAAGTAGAAGGTAAAATCCATGAAACAAGACAAGAAAGCAAACCCCATAAATGTTGAACAGACAGCTTAAAGAAATTTACAAAAGCTGCATTACCATCATTTTTGGCATTACTGTCACAAGCTAAGCATCAAGCCCAGAACTGGAGGACCTTCACCTTGATAGAGCCCTAGGCATGGGCAGGCAAAGTATTAAGTCAAGCCATAATTGTATAGTCTCTACTTACTCCACTGCTCTCTTGTATACATCTATAGCCATATTGACATCACCTTCCATCAAGTAGATCTTAGCTAGCATTACATAGGACAAGTCGTGTTTGTTGTACTGGATTGCCTGCTTTAAACACTCTTTAGCCTGTGACAAGGAAAGAAacaacaatatacatgtatttaagTAGATTATTTACCCATCAATTGAAatcaaataggctattccagttgaaatccatacaccccctatggtagacatgagcttaatctctcacacatggggagtgtgaatttcaaatggggttacctgaatgggtgactccatttgaaatttacacctcctgtgtgagattaaggtcatgtcttccatagtgggtgtacaGATtttacctggaatagcccaaaatgttACACTAGAGAGGCCGTACTCAAAATAGCTGTGCGaaacgctatggtaaatctgccatattaGATTGTCACACATAGGGGACTAAAATAGTATACTGTCAGCATTTATTGCAAAGGTCTGAAACTTGAACGATAATTGGCATCGGCAAGCTTGACCATTACAAAGGTTTGTGCAGCGCATTAATGCTCAAATGCAAACAGGCACTTTTTAAATAAACTTTTGCTAGGTATATAGTAAAATGTTCTCTGGTAACACACAAAAATATGTATCATTGTCATTTAGTATTGGCAAGATTATGATGTTATGAGTCATCCAGTGAGTAaccaaatttaatcaaaattccGCAATTTCAATTTTGCTGCAACCTATTCACCAAGTCTTCATCAGAAAATGTTAATAGATTAACTTGTTAACTTTCCCTACCTTCATATATTCTTTGAGATATATATAACAGACACCTTGGTTGTGACTCACTTCCCAGTCCCTCTCACTCATTTTAGCTGCCTCAGTGTAAACATCAATAGCTGCTTTGTGTCTTCCTAACAGAAATCTTGGGTGAAAAGTAACAAAAAAATACTCTtttttataattacaaaataatacaaatgtcTTTTACATCATTGTTTTATCAACGTTTAGAAATGTTTGTGCATGCACAGAATGACCCTGAATGTAGGTACACAATCTCGTACTCCACAACTTGAAGTCAGATGTTGAGCTATGATTGCTGaattgaggttgatgaactatgccattgagaatGAGACGTAGTCGGTAGTCTGGATGTAGGTGAGGATAAAATGTTGAGGGTTTAGGAGCAGAAAGCCCCATCTGCAAcagctgccagatgtcatatttttagatgtgtacaacATAGAATGCagatattgtcaaaatgtatatagggcagctattgcagatatggcctTCTTGCTCTTAACCCTCGACTATATGCATACAATACTTACAATGACCTAGCCAACTGTTTAAGATTATCTGGATTGTTTGCATTAATAAGAGCACACATCTGAAAGCATTCCAAGGATTCTTGTATCCGTCCCTCTTGTCTCAGAATCAAGGCTTGTACATATGTGGGATATTCACACATTCCACCTGTCTCCTCCATTTGTTCTTTAATAAGTGCCTGGAAAGAAATTATGCCAAAAATACAAACAGAGTTAgagtaaatatatttaaaaacaaaaagtctGCCATACATAAAGGTGAACCGAATGTTGATCCCCCTCCCCAATTCATCATTCAGTCTGGGCCACACGCTCGATGGTACCGCTCAATCAGTTGATCCATGTAACATGCAGTGGCAAATCACACTTAATGAAGAGAAATTGAAATGTGGTTGTTTATCAACTAACACCTCGCTTTTCAACACCACAACAATTGGTAGTACACTAAAATTTATTGAGCATTCACGCAACATGCAGCTGCGTAAATCTGCTGAATAAAGTAGGATGTTTTACCCTTATCATATCATAGTAGCACTACTACTTGTGTACTGCAGAATACATCTATAGTAACCCCATACCCATGATAATAGAGCAAGGAATTTGTCTTGTGGCAGCCGAGGAGTAAAGCGGAACTACAtagctgagcgatagcgattgatATTTAGCCAATCTTATTgctcaaataccaatcgcttgtTGCTCAGCGGCAGAGTATAAACTCAACTGCAGGGGACACACAAGCCTGACAATGCTGGCGACCAACCAAAGACTCTGATGCTGACCTGGAGCTATCCTGCAGGTCATATTGGCTTTACTACCAATACACTCCAAAACATAAGGGGAAGGGGGCAACAAAGTGAAAGGCAAAGAAAGCTGCTGGGTGAGAACTATTGCTCATACTTGGTCCATACATTCTGCCTTGGGGTGTACTACCCTATCACCAGTTCAGGACAAGCCCCCCTTGACAATTGGGTAGCTGGTCACTCTTTTTGCTCAGAACACTTCCACTCAAGAATTAGAATGGAAGTACTCCTCGGTGAAAATGATATGCACTTGACAATAACAAAAATTATTATGATGTTGCTACTTGCATTTTTATGCTAAGATGCCTGTGTGTTTAACCAAGACACTTTTGTAAGTTCAGAAATTGCTCTGGAGCAATCGTTTTTGATCAATCGTATATACAACAAAAAGCAAAGAGAGGCGCTGAGGACTGACTTCTACTGAGAATGAAATGCTTTAGAATTTTTGAATGGGAGTGAAATTGAATTGCATAAATTTGACTCTTCAGTAAAACTTTTCTTTTAAGTTGGAATGTGAAATATAACATAAATAAAAGGAAAAATTTATCTCAGAAGGAATGGAAATCATTTATTGCTATGATTATCAATTAGCATTTATTATTGCTATTATGCCAGATGCATTTTTAAAGCTAACAAGGGCTTACTAATGAACTAATGACCCATCTGACTATCGACCTGTCATCATAAAGACTGTCATTTTTAAATTGAATTCCTTGTTTGCAAACCTACCTTGCAAGCATCATGTTCTTTCCTCACATAGTGAAGATGTATCAGCCAATTTCTACGTTCAAATATTGGAATCTCTGGTGCTGTGCATGGagaaaaatcagaatttttaaggtactttttaaaaacaatttcccACAATACTGTTACATACCAACATAATTGTTCGCTTTACCCGTATTTTAACACATTCCGCGTACATATTCATCAATCTTCCGTGTGACTTTTGTGAGATTTGGATTAAAAAAACCTTTCATggacatacatatacatacaacatttccctattatACTAAAACAGTTCTGATATTGATAGACTTTCAATGCATTTTaagttcaaaaagtcaaaatacaTGTAATGTTACAGGCAACTGTGATTTGTGTTGCTCCCAAGTCAACTTTTAAGTCAGCTTGTACATTTAGCGATTTGACACCTTGTAACTTCTGGTTGATATAAACAGGCGCACAGCCGAGCTTTATTTGGGGGCGTGGGGAGctaaaaaagtggaccttttgtgttGGCTTTTTTTGGCATAAAAGGTTTAATTTGAATGTTTTTCTTGAATAAACCGgcctttttgatttaaaaaaaaaaaaaaagggccaattttcaacactttttacagaaggtttttttttcagattgaCATAGGGGTGCATTGCACCCTGCTTCAATCTGGCTATGGTTCTGGATATAAATCATTTCTGATCCTATCTATCCTACTAAACAAATGAATGATCCGATCGTTTGAGTACATACCTTTCTTAACTCTTGGTTTTGGTGGCTGTTGAGGCGGAGATGTTGGCTGTGTCTCTGCTAACTGTGGGTCCATCTTGGGTTCTGGTTGTACTGCTATTGGTTTGATGGGGCCGCCAGCATCCTGAAATCACACATATTGATTGCGAGTTAAAATCAAAGAGATTA
This DNA window, taken from Amphiura filiformis chromosome 16, Afil_fr2py, whole genome shotgun sequence, encodes the following:
- the LOC140136091 gene encoding BBSome complex member BBS4-like, which produces MRHLLASFHHLQLVQEQLKDKKLAQEFVYNVILSDCNETSKINIPGEMASNVTTANSDEPSEKDAGGPIKPIAVQPEPKMDPQLAETQPTSPPQQPPKPRVKKAPEIPIFERRNWLIHLHYVRKEHDACKALIKEQMEETGGMCEYPTYVQALILRQEGRIQESLECFQMCALINANNPDNLKQLARSLFLLGRHKAAIDVYTEAAKMSERDWEVSHNQGVCYIYLKEYMKAKECLKQAIQYNKHDLSYVMLAKIYLMEGDVNMAIDVYKRAVEFSPENPELLTTLGLLYLQIGQNQRAFEHLGNALTYDPSNVKAILAAGSMMQQHGDYDVALTKYRIAAASVPESAPLWNNIGMCFFGKKKYVAAISCLKRATYLAPFDWKIMHNLGLVHITMQQYASAFHFLSAAINLRPKMGALFMLLAVALTHLDDPDNAKQAYEQSVNLETKDPAVALNFCVFLYNQGERKAAVKQFNNFDQRMQKLGKDAINTIDQEIIDLANKMGPALQVGEKHVWKKEPKETSGTGSSKDTNTNRQGVPSIEQAVAAAPSPPDKEPRSSKKDRKAVPAE